In Erinaceus europaeus chromosome 10, mEriEur2.1, whole genome shotgun sequence, one DNA window encodes the following:
- the EXOSC2 gene encoding exosome complex component RRP4, producing MAMEMRLPVARKPLSENLARENKKHLVVPGDTITTDTGFMRGHGTYMGEEKLIASVAGSVERVNKLICVKALKTRYIGEVGDIVVGRITEVQQKRWKVETNSRLDSVLLLSSMNLPGGELRRRSAEDELAMRGFLQEGDLISAEVQAVFSDGAVSLHTRSLKYGKLGQGVLVQVSPSLVKRQKTHFHDLPCGASVILGNNGFIWIYPTPEHKEEDAGGFTANLEPVSLADREVISRLRNCIVSLVTQRMLLYDTSILYCYEASLSHQIKDILKPEIMEEIIMETRQRLLEQEG from the exons ATGGCTATGGAGATGCGGCTTCCTGTTGCTCGTAAGCCTCTTAGCGAGAATCTAGCCCGCGAGAATAAGAAACACCTGGTGGTGCCGGGCGACACGATCACTACGGACACGGGCTTCATGAG GGGTCATGGAACCTATATGGGTGAAGAAAAGCTTATTGCATCAGTTGCTGGTTCTGTggaaagagtaaacaaattgaTCTGTGTGAAGGCTTTGAAAACCAG atACATTGGTGAAGTGGGAGACATTGTGGTGGGGAGAATCACAGAG GTTCAACAGAAGAGATGGAAGGTGGAGACCAATTCCCGGCTGGACTCAGTTTTGCTTCTTTCTTCAATGAATCTTCCTGGAGGAGAGCTG AGGAGAAGATCTGCAGAGGATGAGCTGGCCATGAGAGGCTTCTTACAGGAAGGGGACCTTATCAGC GCTGAGGTGCAGGCTGTGTTCTCTGATGGAGCTGTCTCCCTGCACACCAGGAGTTTAAAATATGGAAAA TTAGGTCAGGGTGTTTTGGTCCAAGTTTCCCCCTCCCTTGTGAAACGACAGAAGACTCACTTCCATGATTTGCCATGTGGCGCCTCAGTGATTCTGGGTAACAATGGCTTCATCTGGATCTACCCAACCCCCGAGCACAAAGAGGAGGATGCAGGAGGCTTCACTGCCAATCTGGAG CCTGTCTCCCTTGCTGACCGAGAGGTGATCTCCCGGCTTCGGAACTGCATTGTGTCGCTGGTAACTCAGAGGATGCTGCTGTACGATACCAGTATCCTGTATTGCTATGAAGCATCCCTTTCCCATCAG atcaAAGACATCCTAAAGCCAGAAATAATGGAGGAAATTATAATGGAGACACGCCAGAGACTGTTAGAACAGGAGGGATAG